The following proteins are encoded in a genomic region of Oryctolagus cuniculus chromosome 6, mOryCun1.1, whole genome shotgun sequence:
- the PUF60 gene encoding poly(U)-binding-splicing factor PUF60 isoform X2, producing the protein MATATIALQVNGQQAGGSEPAAAAAVVAAGDKWKPPQGTEAIKMENGQSTAAKLGLPPLTPEQQEALQKAKKYAMEQSIKSVLVKQTIAHQQQQLTNLQMAAVTMGFGDPLSPLQSMAAQRQRALAIMCRVYVGSIYYELGEDTIRQAFAPFGPIKSIDMSWDSVTMKHKGFAFVEYEVPEAAQLALEQMNSVMLGGRNIKVGRPSNIGQAQPIIDQLAEEARAFNRIYVASVHQDLSDDDIKSVFEAFGKIKSCTLARDPTTGKHKGYGFIEYEKAQSSQDAVSSMNLFDLGGQYLRVGKAVTPPMPLLTPATPGGLPPAAAVAAAAATAKITAQEAVAGAAVLGSLATPGLVSPALTLAQPLGALPQAVMAAQAPGVITGVTPARPPIPVTIPSVGVVNPILASPPTLGLLEPKKEKEEEELFPESERPEMLSEQEHMSISGSSARHMVMQKLLRKQESTVMVLRNMVDPKDIDDDLEGEVTEECGKFGAVNRVIIYQEKQGEEEDAEIIVKIFVEFSVASETHKAIQALNGRWFAGRKVVAEVYDQERFDNSDLSA; encoded by the exons ATGGCGACGGCGACCATAGCCCTC CAGGTCAATGGCCAGCAAGCAGGGGGGTCtgagccggcggcggcggcggcagtggtGGCAGCGGGAGACAAATGGAAACCTCCGCAG GGCACAGAAGCCATCAAGATGGAGAACGGGCAGAGCACAGCCGCCAAGCTGGGGCTGCCTCCCCTGACGCCCGAGCAGCAGGAGGCCCTCCAGAAG GCCAAGAAGTACGCCATGGAGCAGAGCATCAAGAGCGTGCTGGTGAAGCAGACCATcgcccaccagcagcagcagctcaccAACCTGCAG ATGGCAGCAGTGACAATGGGCTTTGGAGATCCTCTCTCACCTTTGCAATCG atggcggctcaGCGGCAGCGGGCGCTGGCCATCATGTGTCGGGTCTACGTGGGCTCCATCTACTACGAGCTGGGGGAGGACACGATCCGCCAGGCCTTCGCCCCGTTTGGCCCCATCAAGAGCATCGACATGTCCTGGGACTCTGTCACCATGAAGCACAAG GGCTTTGCCTTTGTGGAGTACGAGGTCCCCGAAGCCGCACAGCTGGCCTTGGAGCAGATGAACTCCGTGATGCTGGGGGGCAGGAACATCAAG gtgggCAGGCCCAGCAACATTGGGCAGGCCCAGCCCATCATCGACCAGCTGGCTGAGGAGGCGCGCGCCTTCAACCGCATCTACGTGGCCTCCGTGCACCAGGACCTGTCGGACGACGACATCAAGAGTGTGTTTGAGGCCTTCGGCAAGATCAAGTCCTGCACGCTGGCCCGGGACCCCACCACCGGCAAGCACAAGGGCTACGGCTTCATTG AGTACGAGAAGGCACAGTCGTCCCAGGACGCCGTGTCCTCCATGAACCTCTTCGACCTGGGCGGCCAGTACTTGCGGGTGGGCAAGGCCGTCACACCCCCCATGCCCCTGCTGACACCTGCCACACCTGGAGGTCTCCcgcctgctgctgctgtggccgcAGCTGCAGCCACGGCCAAAATCACAGCTCAG GAAGCCGTGGCTGGAGCGGCAGTGCTGGGTTCCTTGGCTACACCTGGACTGGTGTCCCCAGCCCTCacgctggcccagcccctgggggcgtTGCCGCAGGCTGTCATGGCTGCACAGGCGCCGGGAGTCATCACAG GTGTGACCCCGGCCCGTCCTCCCATTCCTGTCACCATCCCCTCCGTGGGCGTGGTGAACCCGATCCTGGCCAGCCCCCCCACCCTGGGACTGCTGGAGcccaagaaggagaaggaggaggaggagctgttcCCCGAGTCCGAGCGGCCCGAGATGCTGAGCGAGCAGGAGCACATGAGCATCTCGGGCAGCAGCGCGCGCCACATGGTGATGCAGAAGCTGCTGCGCAAgcaggag TCCACGGTGATGGTTCTGCGGAACATGGTGGACCCCAAGGACATCGACGACGACCTGGAGGGGGAGGTGACGGAGGAGTGCGGCAAGTTCGGGGCCGTCAACCGCGTGATCATCTACCAGGAGAAGCAGGGCGAGGAGGAGGACGCCGAGATCATCGTGAAGATCTTCGTGGAGTTCTCCGTGGCCTCCGAGACTCACAAGGCCATCCAGGCCCTCAACGGCCGCTGGTTCGCCGGCCGCAAGGTGGTGGCCGAGGTGTACGACCAGGAGCGCTTCGACAACAGCGACCTCTCGGCCTGA
- the PUF60 gene encoding poly(U)-binding-splicing factor PUF60 isoform X3 produces MATATIALVNGQQAGGSEPAAAAAVVAAGDKWKPPQGTEAIKMENGQSTAAKLGLPPLTPEQQEALQKAKKYAMEQSIKSVLVKQTIAHQQQQLTNLQMAAVTMGFGDPLSPLQSMAAQRQRALAIMCRVYVGSIYYELGEDTIRQAFAPFGPIKSIDMSWDSVTMKHKGFAFVEYEVPEAAQLALEQMNSVMLGGRNIKVGRPSNIGQAQPIIDQLAEEARAFNRIYVASVHQDLSDDDIKSVFEAFGKIKSCTLARDPTTGKHKGYGFIEYEKAQSSQDAVSSMNLFDLGGQYLRVGKAVTPPMPLLTPATPGGLPPAAAVAAAAATAKITAQEAVAGAAVLGSLATPGLVSPALTLAQPLGALPQAVMAAQAPGVITGVTPARPPIPVTIPSVGVVNPILASPPTLGLLEPKKEKEEEELFPESERPEMLSEQEHMSISGSSARHMVMQKLLRKQESTVMVLRNMVDPKDIDDDLEGEVTEECGKFGAVNRVIIYQEKQGEEEDAEIIVKIFVEFSVASETHKAIQALNGRWFAGRKVVAEVYDQERFDNSDLSA; encoded by the exons ATGGCGACGGCGACCATAGCCCTC GTCAATGGCCAGCAAGCAGGGGGGTCtgagccggcggcggcggcggcagtggtGGCAGCGGGAGACAAATGGAAACCTCCGCAG GGCACAGAAGCCATCAAGATGGAGAACGGGCAGAGCACAGCCGCCAAGCTGGGGCTGCCTCCCCTGACGCCCGAGCAGCAGGAGGCCCTCCAGAAG GCCAAGAAGTACGCCATGGAGCAGAGCATCAAGAGCGTGCTGGTGAAGCAGACCATcgcccaccagcagcagcagctcaccAACCTGCAG ATGGCAGCAGTGACAATGGGCTTTGGAGATCCTCTCTCACCTTTGCAATCG atggcggctcaGCGGCAGCGGGCGCTGGCCATCATGTGTCGGGTCTACGTGGGCTCCATCTACTACGAGCTGGGGGAGGACACGATCCGCCAGGCCTTCGCCCCGTTTGGCCCCATCAAGAGCATCGACATGTCCTGGGACTCTGTCACCATGAAGCACAAG GGCTTTGCCTTTGTGGAGTACGAGGTCCCCGAAGCCGCACAGCTGGCCTTGGAGCAGATGAACTCCGTGATGCTGGGGGGCAGGAACATCAAG gtgggCAGGCCCAGCAACATTGGGCAGGCCCAGCCCATCATCGACCAGCTGGCTGAGGAGGCGCGCGCCTTCAACCGCATCTACGTGGCCTCCGTGCACCAGGACCTGTCGGACGACGACATCAAGAGTGTGTTTGAGGCCTTCGGCAAGATCAAGTCCTGCACGCTGGCCCGGGACCCCACCACCGGCAAGCACAAGGGCTACGGCTTCATTG AGTACGAGAAGGCACAGTCGTCCCAGGACGCCGTGTCCTCCATGAACCTCTTCGACCTGGGCGGCCAGTACTTGCGGGTGGGCAAGGCCGTCACACCCCCCATGCCCCTGCTGACACCTGCCACACCTGGAGGTCTCCcgcctgctgctgctgtggccgcAGCTGCAGCCACGGCCAAAATCACAGCTCAG GAAGCCGTGGCTGGAGCGGCAGTGCTGGGTTCCTTGGCTACACCTGGACTGGTGTCCCCAGCCCTCacgctggcccagcccctgggggcgtTGCCGCAGGCTGTCATGGCTGCACAGGCGCCGGGAGTCATCACAG GTGTGACCCCGGCCCGTCCTCCCATTCCTGTCACCATCCCCTCCGTGGGCGTGGTGAACCCGATCCTGGCCAGCCCCCCCACCCTGGGACTGCTGGAGcccaagaaggagaaggaggaggaggagctgttcCCCGAGTCCGAGCGGCCCGAGATGCTGAGCGAGCAGGAGCACATGAGCATCTCGGGCAGCAGCGCGCGCCACATGGTGATGCAGAAGCTGCTGCGCAAgcaggag TCCACGGTGATGGTTCTGCGGAACATGGTGGACCCCAAGGACATCGACGACGACCTGGAGGGGGAGGTGACGGAGGAGTGCGGCAAGTTCGGGGCCGTCAACCGCGTGATCATCTACCAGGAGAAGCAGGGCGAGGAGGAGGACGCCGAGATCATCGTGAAGATCTTCGTGGAGTTCTCCGTGGCCTCCGAGACTCACAAGGCCATCCAGGCCCTCAACGGCCGCTGGTTCGCCGGCCGCAAGGTGGTGGCCGAGGTGTACGACCAGGAGCGCTTCGACAACAGCGACCTCTCGGCCTGA
- the PUF60 gene encoding poly(U)-binding-splicing factor PUF60 isoform X1, which produces MGPGCGCLSQYFRRLPLSLTWLQVLCAPEQVNGQQAGGSEPAAAAAVVAAGDKWKPPQGTEAIKMENGQSTAAKLGLPPLTPEQQEALQKAKKYAMEQSIKSVLVKQTIAHQQQQLTNLQMAAQRQRALAIMCRVYVGSIYYELGEDTIRQAFAPFGPIKSIDMSWDSVTMKHKGFAFVEYEVPEAAQLALEQMNSVMLGGRNIKVGRPSNIGQAQPIIDQLAEEARAFNRIYVASVHQDLSDDDIKSVFEAFGKIKSCTLARDPTTGKHKGYGFIEYEKAQSSQDAVSSMNLFDLGGQYLRVGKAVTPPMPLLTPATPGGLPPAAAVAAAAATAKITAQEAVAGAAVLGSLATPGLVSPALTLAQPLGALPQAVMAAQAPGVITGVTPARPPIPVTIPSVGVVNPILASPPTLGLLEPKKEKEEEELFPESERPEMLSEQEHMSISGSSARHMVMQKLLRKQESTVMVLRNMVDPKDIDDDLEGEVTEECGKFGAVNRVIIYQEKQGEEEDAEIIVKIFVEFSVASETHKAIQALNGRWFAGRKVVAEVYDQERFDNSDLSA; this is translated from the exons atgggccctggATGTGGTTGTCTTAGCCAGTACTTCAGACGCCTGCCGCTGAGCCTAACGTGGCTCCAGGTGCTGTGCGCTCCGGAG CAGGTCAATGGCCAGCAAGCAGGGGGGTCtgagccggcggcggcggcggcagtggtGGCAGCGGGAGACAAATGGAAACCTCCGCAG GGCACAGAAGCCATCAAGATGGAGAACGGGCAGAGCACAGCCGCCAAGCTGGGGCTGCCTCCCCTGACGCCCGAGCAGCAGGAGGCCCTCCAGAAG GCCAAGAAGTACGCCATGGAGCAGAGCATCAAGAGCGTGCTGGTGAAGCAGACCATcgcccaccagcagcagcagctcaccAACCTGCAG atggcggctcaGCGGCAGCGGGCGCTGGCCATCATGTGTCGGGTCTACGTGGGCTCCATCTACTACGAGCTGGGGGAGGACACGATCCGCCAGGCCTTCGCCCCGTTTGGCCCCATCAAGAGCATCGACATGTCCTGGGACTCTGTCACCATGAAGCACAAG GGCTTTGCCTTTGTGGAGTACGAGGTCCCCGAAGCCGCACAGCTGGCCTTGGAGCAGATGAACTCCGTGATGCTGGGGGGCAGGAACATCAAG gtgggCAGGCCCAGCAACATTGGGCAGGCCCAGCCCATCATCGACCAGCTGGCTGAGGAGGCGCGCGCCTTCAACCGCATCTACGTGGCCTCCGTGCACCAGGACCTGTCGGACGACGACATCAAGAGTGTGTTTGAGGCCTTCGGCAAGATCAAGTCCTGCACGCTGGCCCGGGACCCCACCACCGGCAAGCACAAGGGCTACGGCTTCATTG AGTACGAGAAGGCACAGTCGTCCCAGGACGCCGTGTCCTCCATGAACCTCTTCGACCTGGGCGGCCAGTACTTGCGGGTGGGCAAGGCCGTCACACCCCCCATGCCCCTGCTGACACCTGCCACACCTGGAGGTCTCCcgcctgctgctgctgtggccgcAGCTGCAGCCACGGCCAAAATCACAGCTCAG GAAGCCGTGGCTGGAGCGGCAGTGCTGGGTTCCTTGGCTACACCTGGACTGGTGTCCCCAGCCCTCacgctggcccagcccctgggggcgtTGCCGCAGGCTGTCATGGCTGCACAGGCGCCGGGAGTCATCACAG GTGTGACCCCGGCCCGTCCTCCCATTCCTGTCACCATCCCCTCCGTGGGCGTGGTGAACCCGATCCTGGCCAGCCCCCCCACCCTGGGACTGCTGGAGcccaagaaggagaaggaggaggaggagctgttcCCCGAGTCCGAGCGGCCCGAGATGCTGAGCGAGCAGGAGCACATGAGCATCTCGGGCAGCAGCGCGCGCCACATGGTGATGCAGAAGCTGCTGCGCAAgcaggag TCCACGGTGATGGTTCTGCGGAACATGGTGGACCCCAAGGACATCGACGACGACCTGGAGGGGGAGGTGACGGAGGAGTGCGGCAAGTTCGGGGCCGTCAACCGCGTGATCATCTACCAGGAGAAGCAGGGCGAGGAGGAGGACGCCGAGATCATCGTGAAGATCTTCGTGGAGTTCTCCGTGGCCTCCGAGACTCACAAGGCCATCCAGGCCCTCAACGGCCGCTGGTTCGCCGGCCGCAAGGTGGTGGCCGAGGTGTACGACCAGGAGCGCTTCGACAACAGCGACCTCTCGGCCTGA
- the PUF60 gene encoding poly(U)-binding-splicing factor PUF60 isoform X5 encodes MATATIALVNGQQAGGSEPAAAAAVVAAGDKWKPPQGTEAIKMENGQSTAAKLGLPPLTPEQQEALQKAKKYAMEQSIKSVLVKQTIAHQQQQLTNLQMAAQRQRALAIMCRVYVGSIYYELGEDTIRQAFAPFGPIKSIDMSWDSVTMKHKGFAFVEYEVPEAAQLALEQMNSVMLGGRNIKVGRPSNIGQAQPIIDQLAEEARAFNRIYVASVHQDLSDDDIKSVFEAFGKIKSCTLARDPTTGKHKGYGFIEYEKAQSSQDAVSSMNLFDLGGQYLRVGKAVTPPMPLLTPATPGGLPPAAAVAAAAATAKITAQEAVAGAAVLGSLATPGLVSPALTLAQPLGALPQAVMAAQAPGVITGVTPARPPIPVTIPSVGVVNPILASPPTLGLLEPKKEKEEEELFPESERPEMLSEQEHMSISGSSARHMVMQKLLRKQESTVMVLRNMVDPKDIDDDLEGEVTEECGKFGAVNRVIIYQEKQGEEEDAEIIVKIFVEFSVASETHKAIQALNGRWFAGRKVVAEVYDQERFDNSDLSA; translated from the exons ATGGCGACGGCGACCATAGCCCTC GTCAATGGCCAGCAAGCAGGGGGGTCtgagccggcggcggcggcggcagtggtGGCAGCGGGAGACAAATGGAAACCTCCGCAG GGCACAGAAGCCATCAAGATGGAGAACGGGCAGAGCACAGCCGCCAAGCTGGGGCTGCCTCCCCTGACGCCCGAGCAGCAGGAGGCCCTCCAGAAG GCCAAGAAGTACGCCATGGAGCAGAGCATCAAGAGCGTGCTGGTGAAGCAGACCATcgcccaccagcagcagcagctcaccAACCTGCAG atggcggctcaGCGGCAGCGGGCGCTGGCCATCATGTGTCGGGTCTACGTGGGCTCCATCTACTACGAGCTGGGGGAGGACACGATCCGCCAGGCCTTCGCCCCGTTTGGCCCCATCAAGAGCATCGACATGTCCTGGGACTCTGTCACCATGAAGCACAAG GGCTTTGCCTTTGTGGAGTACGAGGTCCCCGAAGCCGCACAGCTGGCCTTGGAGCAGATGAACTCCGTGATGCTGGGGGGCAGGAACATCAAG gtgggCAGGCCCAGCAACATTGGGCAGGCCCAGCCCATCATCGACCAGCTGGCTGAGGAGGCGCGCGCCTTCAACCGCATCTACGTGGCCTCCGTGCACCAGGACCTGTCGGACGACGACATCAAGAGTGTGTTTGAGGCCTTCGGCAAGATCAAGTCCTGCACGCTGGCCCGGGACCCCACCACCGGCAAGCACAAGGGCTACGGCTTCATTG AGTACGAGAAGGCACAGTCGTCCCAGGACGCCGTGTCCTCCATGAACCTCTTCGACCTGGGCGGCCAGTACTTGCGGGTGGGCAAGGCCGTCACACCCCCCATGCCCCTGCTGACACCTGCCACACCTGGAGGTCTCCcgcctgctgctgctgtggccgcAGCTGCAGCCACGGCCAAAATCACAGCTCAG GAAGCCGTGGCTGGAGCGGCAGTGCTGGGTTCCTTGGCTACACCTGGACTGGTGTCCCCAGCCCTCacgctggcccagcccctgggggcgtTGCCGCAGGCTGTCATGGCTGCACAGGCGCCGGGAGTCATCACAG GTGTGACCCCGGCCCGTCCTCCCATTCCTGTCACCATCCCCTCCGTGGGCGTGGTGAACCCGATCCTGGCCAGCCCCCCCACCCTGGGACTGCTGGAGcccaagaaggagaaggaggaggaggagctgttcCCCGAGTCCGAGCGGCCCGAGATGCTGAGCGAGCAGGAGCACATGAGCATCTCGGGCAGCAGCGCGCGCCACATGGTGATGCAGAAGCTGCTGCGCAAgcaggag TCCACGGTGATGGTTCTGCGGAACATGGTGGACCCCAAGGACATCGACGACGACCTGGAGGGGGAGGTGACGGAGGAGTGCGGCAAGTTCGGGGCCGTCAACCGCGTGATCATCTACCAGGAGAAGCAGGGCGAGGAGGAGGACGCCGAGATCATCGTGAAGATCTTCGTGGAGTTCTCCGTGGCCTCCGAGACTCACAAGGCCATCCAGGCCCTCAACGGCCGCTGGTTCGCCGGCCGCAAGGTGGTGGCCGAGGTGTACGACCAGGAGCGCTTCGACAACAGCGACCTCTCGGCCTGA
- the PUF60 gene encoding poly(U)-binding-splicing factor PUF60 isoform X4 — translation MATATIALQVNGQQAGGSEPAAAAAVVAAGDKWKPPQGTEAIKMENGQSTAAKLGLPPLTPEQQEALQKAKKYAMEQSIKSVLVKQTIAHQQQQLTNLQMAAQRQRALAIMCRVYVGSIYYELGEDTIRQAFAPFGPIKSIDMSWDSVTMKHKGFAFVEYEVPEAAQLALEQMNSVMLGGRNIKVGRPSNIGQAQPIIDQLAEEARAFNRIYVASVHQDLSDDDIKSVFEAFGKIKSCTLARDPTTGKHKGYGFIEYEKAQSSQDAVSSMNLFDLGGQYLRVGKAVTPPMPLLTPATPGGLPPAAAVAAAAATAKITAQEAVAGAAVLGSLATPGLVSPALTLAQPLGALPQAVMAAQAPGVITGVTPARPPIPVTIPSVGVVNPILASPPTLGLLEPKKEKEEEELFPESERPEMLSEQEHMSISGSSARHMVMQKLLRKQESTVMVLRNMVDPKDIDDDLEGEVTEECGKFGAVNRVIIYQEKQGEEEDAEIIVKIFVEFSVASETHKAIQALNGRWFAGRKVVAEVYDQERFDNSDLSA, via the exons ATGGCGACGGCGACCATAGCCCTC CAGGTCAATGGCCAGCAAGCAGGGGGGTCtgagccggcggcggcggcggcagtggtGGCAGCGGGAGACAAATGGAAACCTCCGCAG GGCACAGAAGCCATCAAGATGGAGAACGGGCAGAGCACAGCCGCCAAGCTGGGGCTGCCTCCCCTGACGCCCGAGCAGCAGGAGGCCCTCCAGAAG GCCAAGAAGTACGCCATGGAGCAGAGCATCAAGAGCGTGCTGGTGAAGCAGACCATcgcccaccagcagcagcagctcaccAACCTGCAG atggcggctcaGCGGCAGCGGGCGCTGGCCATCATGTGTCGGGTCTACGTGGGCTCCATCTACTACGAGCTGGGGGAGGACACGATCCGCCAGGCCTTCGCCCCGTTTGGCCCCATCAAGAGCATCGACATGTCCTGGGACTCTGTCACCATGAAGCACAAG GGCTTTGCCTTTGTGGAGTACGAGGTCCCCGAAGCCGCACAGCTGGCCTTGGAGCAGATGAACTCCGTGATGCTGGGGGGCAGGAACATCAAG gtgggCAGGCCCAGCAACATTGGGCAGGCCCAGCCCATCATCGACCAGCTGGCTGAGGAGGCGCGCGCCTTCAACCGCATCTACGTGGCCTCCGTGCACCAGGACCTGTCGGACGACGACATCAAGAGTGTGTTTGAGGCCTTCGGCAAGATCAAGTCCTGCACGCTGGCCCGGGACCCCACCACCGGCAAGCACAAGGGCTACGGCTTCATTG AGTACGAGAAGGCACAGTCGTCCCAGGACGCCGTGTCCTCCATGAACCTCTTCGACCTGGGCGGCCAGTACTTGCGGGTGGGCAAGGCCGTCACACCCCCCATGCCCCTGCTGACACCTGCCACACCTGGAGGTCTCCcgcctgctgctgctgtggccgcAGCTGCAGCCACGGCCAAAATCACAGCTCAG GAAGCCGTGGCTGGAGCGGCAGTGCTGGGTTCCTTGGCTACACCTGGACTGGTGTCCCCAGCCCTCacgctggcccagcccctgggggcgtTGCCGCAGGCTGTCATGGCTGCACAGGCGCCGGGAGTCATCACAG GTGTGACCCCGGCCCGTCCTCCCATTCCTGTCACCATCCCCTCCGTGGGCGTGGTGAACCCGATCCTGGCCAGCCCCCCCACCCTGGGACTGCTGGAGcccaagaaggagaaggaggaggaggagctgttcCCCGAGTCCGAGCGGCCCGAGATGCTGAGCGAGCAGGAGCACATGAGCATCTCGGGCAGCAGCGCGCGCCACATGGTGATGCAGAAGCTGCTGCGCAAgcaggag TCCACGGTGATGGTTCTGCGGAACATGGTGGACCCCAAGGACATCGACGACGACCTGGAGGGGGAGGTGACGGAGGAGTGCGGCAAGTTCGGGGCCGTCAACCGCGTGATCATCTACCAGGAGAAGCAGGGCGAGGAGGAGGACGCCGAGATCATCGTGAAGATCTTCGTGGAGTTCTCCGTGGCCTCCGAGACTCACAAGGCCATCCAGGCCCTCAACGGCCGCTGGTTCGCCGGCCGCAAGGTGGTGGCCGAGGTGTACGACCAGGAGCGCTTCGACAACAGCGACCTCTCGGCCTGA